In Saccharicrinis fermentans DSM 9555 = JCM 21142, a genomic segment contains:
- the porZ gene encoding type IX secretion system anionic LPS delivery protein PorZ translates to MKLFITFCLFILGLHICKAQVAVGSWQDYLSFTHVNSVEKLNHKVYAATDIGLLVYDTQENVIEKFTKLNGLSDTEVTAIAKSNSLNLLIIGYNNGNIDLLIDDEVWNIPDLKMKALVTEKKINHIHIHDNLAYCSTTFGIIVVNLIKKEIADTYLLGNNSTFLTVNQITTTTDSIFASTKNGVLGAPLESNSLSFYETWKTVSSDNEEYLAIVTNEDKLIAVKKNNNSGNIMQYNHGQWESLFQHTNFVDLKFYNSQPYIISNSIIYIYDKNLNLLDSIKQYSFEEQEISPDFSSIYIDESNHQWVGDASNGLIQISSPNDLLLVPDGPSSNTAYKMAASENALWVVAGINHYVAPEFHPAECSLLKNNEWKHFTKQNNTYLTDAYNLNDIAIDPRNENHVFISSAHTGIFEWLDDEIVNHYMREKKNAPIDLAYIWSIVNGVVMDKNGNLYANNMSDSIPVIVKPDVLLNTDSANYYGWYLYDYETSDIADSDPWLWQTIVTSWGHLWSISARNPVGLFVYDTANTIQTDSDDNYRYAGEVNNSGNDQLLLWDEDGNVLNMDPICLAEDKNGYIWVGTSSGIVVYYRARDIFDIDKPIASRIKISRNDGSGLADYLLENVQVNFIAVDGANRKWIATESNGVYLISADGTETIEEFNTNNSPLLSDRIISLAINPKSGEVFIGTDKGIMSYRGTATEGETNFSNAKAFPNPVQPEYQGLITVTGLMEDSEVRITDISGKIVYQANSTGGQMVWDGKNTYNEKVSSGVYLVFATDDEGSNKMVTKIMIIR, encoded by the coding sequence ATGAAATTATTCATAACATTTTGTTTGTTTATACTTGGTCTTCATATATGTAAGGCTCAGGTAGCGGTTGGGAGCTGGCAAGACTATCTGTCCTTTACCCATGTTAATAGCGTAGAGAAGCTGAACCACAAGGTATATGCAGCTACTGACATTGGACTGCTTGTTTACGACACACAAGAAAATGTAATTGAAAAGTTCACCAAACTCAATGGCTTATCGGATACCGAAGTAACAGCCATTGCCAAATCAAACAGTTTAAACCTACTTATTATTGGTTACAACAACGGCAATATTGATCTGCTTATTGACGATGAGGTATGGAATATTCCTGACCTTAAAATGAAGGCACTTGTAACAGAGAAAAAAATTAACCATATACATATTCACGATAACTTGGCCTATTGTTCTACAACTTTTGGAATTATAGTAGTCAATCTGATAAAAAAGGAAATAGCCGATACCTATTTACTAGGTAACAACTCAACCTTTTTAACGGTAAACCAAATAACTACAACCACTGACTCCATTTTCGCCAGCACTAAAAATGGAGTTCTTGGTGCACCTTTGGAGAGTAATTCACTCTCGTTCTATGAAACCTGGAAAACCGTGAGTTCCGATAACGAGGAATATCTAGCCATAGTTACCAACGAGGACAAATTAATTGCTGTCAAAAAAAATAATAACTCCGGTAACATCATGCAATACAATCACGGTCAATGGGAGTCTTTATTCCAGCATACAAATTTTGTTGATCTAAAGTTTTATAATTCGCAGCCATATATAATTAGTAATTCAATAATCTATATATACGATAAAAATCTAAATCTGCTCGATAGTATTAAACAATATTCCTTTGAGGAACAAGAGATCAGCCCTGATTTTTCATCTATTTACATAGACGAATCTAATCATCAATGGGTGGGCGATGCATCCAATGGCTTGATTCAAATATCTAGTCCCAATGACCTGCTCCTGGTTCCGGATGGCCCTAGTTCCAACACGGCCTACAAAATGGCAGCATCAGAGAATGCCTTATGGGTGGTAGCTGGTATTAATCATTACGTAGCTCCTGAATTTCACCCCGCCGAATGTTCCCTCCTAAAAAACAATGAGTGGAAACACTTTACAAAACAAAACAATACGTATCTAACTGACGCATATAACCTTAATGACATTGCCATAGATCCAAGAAATGAAAATCATGTTTTCATCAGCAGTGCACATACAGGTATATTTGAATGGCTGGATGATGAAATTGTAAACCATTATATGCGGGAAAAAAAGAATGCCCCCATCGACCTGGCATACATATGGAGCATCGTAAACGGTGTAGTAATGGATAAGAATGGTAATTTATATGCCAATAACATGAGCGACTCTATACCTGTTATTGTAAAACCAGATGTTTTATTAAACACCGATAGCGCCAACTATTACGGATGGTATCTGTATGACTATGAAACATCTGACATTGCCGACTCTGATCCATGGTTATGGCAAACAATTGTCACCTCCTGGGGACATCTATGGAGCATTTCAGCCCGTAATCCCGTAGGTCTTTTTGTTTATGACACGGCCAATACCATACAAACAGATAGTGACGATAATTATAGATATGCCGGCGAGGTGAACAATTCAGGCAATGACCAACTGTTACTCTGGGACGAAGACGGTAATGTATTAAATATGGATCCCATCTGTTTGGCCGAAGATAAAAACGGATATATATGGGTAGGAACAAGCAGCGGAATCGTGGTTTATTATCGTGCACGAGACATTTTTGATATAGACAAACCCATTGCATCTCGGATTAAGATATCCAGAAACGATGGAAGTGGCCTTGCAGACTATCTACTAGAGAATGTGCAAGTTAACTTTATAGCAGTTGACGGCGCCAACAGAAAATGGATTGCCACTGAATCCAATGGTGTATATCTAATATCGGCCGACGGAACAGAAACGATTGAAGAGTTCAACACAAACAACAGCCCTCTATTATCTGACAGAATCATTTCTCTGGCCATCAACCCCAAAAGTGGTGAGGTATTTATTGGTACAGACAAAGGAATTATGTCGTACAGAGGAACAGCAACTGAAGGAGAAACGAACTTCTCAAATGCAAAAGCTTTTCCCAATCCGGTTCAACCAGAATACCAAGGCTTAATTACTGTAACAGGCTTGATGGAAGACTCGGAGGTAAGAATCACTGACATCAGTGGCAAAATAGTATATCAGGCAAACTCAACAGGTGGTCAAATGGTTTGGGACGGCAAAAACACATACAATGAAAAAGTCAGTAGTGGTGTTTACCTCGTATTTGCAACCGACGATGAGGGTTCCAATAAAATGGTAACCAAAATAATGATCATCAGATAA
- a CDS encoding DUF3352 domain-containing protein encodes MTRRITFIIISIVLVGLLVYSYVHFSNLKNFKNNQTIQAIPTDASLIIQVQKPSRVSNIILNGISYNEPLLKFHWFKSFFTFLKEAQGDTLILNEHISHFIKSKPITISLHPLGKDDVKPLFTYSISNKAQENGFINYLEENPDKWIIHKRKYNTSTIYSIKPTGIKTELYVSFYRGLLMISPSSLLIENALRQLRSDFSLMSDKTFAKLFKTIGNNSDANLFINFNNIAHTLSKAFSPAHKKKLSFLSHIASWGEFDLTLNDTHILSNGFLYTDENQTKINALFKDIDPGSTKINEVIPDNASFVQSYSFDDNEQLRINLKSYLQKNGSYQAVQSNYKNLDLKDPLESTQQKVFNIIDKEFSYIVNNDTENNHNSYLIVRTKSKSKTMKLLTNLLNSDIEPITYYQLDQQVKYPIYQSKAAQVFPTLLSPFCPEPPQKYFTFVDNYLVFSNSTQKLSDLIYAHILNKTLGNSKYHQDFTDMFSYKQNMFVYCDISKIKSLLPGASHLTLLNPTRTQQESLNQFYGLGIQLTTAANYLIYLNACVHYMPMRESEPETVWQSGLDSTIIGKPALVINHYTKEKEIMVQDKSNMLYLLSNSGRVLWKKKLDAQIKGEVTQIDFYRNNKLQYIFNTENRIYLLDRNGNNVEKYPIDLAHKATNSIAVFDYDKNRNYRIFVACANRKTYVFDKYGRKITGWKAKATEGQVSQPIQHIRALKKDYIVFADDKRNYILNRKGENRVLIQSDFVRNENSLFYLLLENNIPSLVTTDTNGNLRKINLNTGECKMTKLLHSKEDHHFIARDITKDKGVEYIIVTRKEVYTYKANSKKLFEVQIDGDLLPTADSYLFSSNNKKIGVFDKENNKIYLINSNGTIYKNFPLRGESRFSIGFLNNESTKFNLIVGGANNYLYNYKIE; translated from the coding sequence ATGACCAGACGAATTACATTTATAATTATATCAATAGTTCTTGTAGGATTACTTGTTTATTCATATGTTCATTTTTCCAATCTTAAGAACTTTAAAAACAACCAAACCATTCAGGCCATACCCACCGATGCTTCGCTTATTATACAGGTGCAAAAACCCAGCCGTGTAAGCAACATCATACTAAATGGCATCAGTTATAACGAGCCTCTCCTTAAGTTTCACTGGTTCAAAAGCTTCTTTACTTTTTTAAAAGAAGCGCAGGGGGATACGCTTATTTTAAATGAACACATCTCTCACTTTATTAAATCTAAACCCATCACCATATCACTTCACCCACTTGGTAAAGATGATGTGAAACCTCTGTTCACCTACTCTATCAGTAACAAAGCACAAGAAAATGGATTTATCAATTACCTTGAGGAAAATCCGGATAAATGGATCATTCATAAACGAAAATACAATACTTCCACTATCTATTCTATAAAACCCACAGGCATAAAAACTGAGTTATATGTCAGCTTTTATCGAGGACTACTAATGATTAGCCCTTCCTCCTTGCTCATAGAAAATGCCCTGAGACAACTTAGATCCGACTTCTCACTTATGTCGGATAAAACATTTGCCAAGCTTTTTAAAACAATAGGAAACAATAGCGACGCAAACCTATTTATTAATTTCAACAACATCGCACATACCTTGTCAAAAGCTTTTAGTCCAGCGCACAAAAAAAAGCTATCATTCTTATCTCACATTGCCTCTTGGGGAGAATTTGACCTCACCCTCAACGACACACATATATTATCCAATGGTTTTTTATATACAGATGAAAACCAAACCAAAATAAATGCTTTATTTAAGGATATAGATCCAGGTTCCACAAAAATAAATGAGGTAATACCCGACAATGCAAGCTTTGTGCAGTCATACAGTTTTGATGACAACGAGCAATTACGCATCAACCTAAAAAGTTATCTACAAAAAAACGGTTCATATCAGGCTGTTCAAAGTAACTATAAGAACCTGGACCTAAAAGACCCCTTGGAATCAACACAGCAAAAAGTATTTAACATCATTGACAAAGAATTTTCCTACATCGTTAACAACGACACTGAAAACAATCACAATAGCTATCTTATTGTACGCACCAAAAGCAAGTCAAAAACCATGAAGCTATTAACGAACTTGCTAAATTCAGACATAGAACCAATAACATATTACCAATTAGATCAACAGGTCAAGTATCCCATTTATCAATCCAAAGCAGCGCAAGTATTCCCCACTCTGCTAAGTCCTTTTTGTCCTGAACCCCCTCAAAAATATTTCACATTCGTAGATAATTACCTGGTGTTCTCCAACTCTACCCAAAAGCTGTCAGATCTAATTTATGCCCATATTTTAAATAAGACCTTAGGCAATAGCAAATACCACCAGGATTTTACCGATATGTTTTCATACAAACAAAATATGTTTGTTTATTGCGACATTTCAAAAATAAAATCGCTGCTACCTGGAGCCAGTCATCTAACACTTCTTAATCCTACAAGAACACAGCAAGAAAGCCTAAACCAGTTTTATGGTTTGGGTATTCAACTGACCACAGCAGCAAACTACCTCATATATTTAAATGCCTGTGTGCATTACATGCCCATGCGCGAAAGCGAGCCTGAAACAGTATGGCAAAGTGGACTTGACAGCACCATTATTGGAAAACCTGCACTGGTCATCAACCATTATACCAAAGAAAAAGAGATCATGGTTCAAGACAAGTCTAACATGCTCTACCTATTATCAAACTCGGGCAGGGTGTTATGGAAAAAGAAACTGGATGCACAAATAAAAGGCGAAGTCACCCAAATAGATTTTTACAGAAACAATAAATTACAGTACATTTTCAACACCGAAAACAGGATTTACCTATTGGACAGAAATGGAAATAACGTTGAAAAATATCCCATCGACCTAGCGCATAAAGCCACTAATTCAATCGCCGTATTTGATTACGACAAAAACCGAAACTACAGAATATTTGTGGCATGTGCCAATAGAAAAACCTATGTCTTTGACAAATATGGAAGAAAAATTACCGGTTGGAAAGCTAAGGCAACCGAAGGTCAGGTTAGTCAGCCTATTCAACACATTAGAGCACTGAAAAAAGATTACATTGTATTTGCAGATGACAAACGCAACTATATATTGAATCGAAAAGGAGAAAATAGGGTTCTCATCCAATCAGATTTTGTCCGTAATGAAAATAGCTTATTTTACTTATTATTAGAAAATAATATTCCTTCACTGGTGACAACCGACACCAACGGAAATTTGCGTAAAATTAATTTAAACACAGGCGAATGCAAAATGACTAAACTCCTTCATTCAAAAGAAGACCATCATTTTATAGCCCGTGACATAACAAAAGACAAGGGGGTGGAATACATTATTGTGACCCGTAAAGAGGTATACACTTATAAAGCCAACTCAAAAAAACTTTTTGAGGTTCAAATAGACGGCGATTTACTACCTACTGCGGATAGCTATCTGTTTTCAAGTAACAATAAAAAAATTGGAGTATTTGACAAAGAAAATAACAAAATATATCTCATTAACAGTAATGGTACCATCTATAAAAATTTCCCATTAAGGGGGGAATCAAGATTCAGTATAGGCTTTTTAAATAATGAAAGTACTAAATTTAACCTGATTGTTGGTGGTGCCAATAATTACTTATACAACTATAAAATAGAGTAA